The following proteins are co-located in the Bacteroidales bacterium genome:
- a CDS encoding ABC transporter permease — MKIFKQQVRMLLRQKFSTSVNIIGMTLGFSCCIIIGLFINTEISYDDFHDKKDRIYRLLSYNDENGQYSANVTYRLGPDCAEFINGVEKTARLYNLWSPNVISFDKTAVKANNLFYTDPSILDIFSFDFIAGDKSNALRAPGSVILTKTVSEKYFKEENLLGKVIVLDNMTNLTITGVVRDFPVNSHFHFEYLVYDPARLESWGDWIKQAWDLNSFNTYVLLSKELPLNQFTNEFKSYAQKYVDEKNRKNILNTKLQSLSEIHLYSKSISDNPEPTGDISTVVIFLSIAVCILVIACINYISLSISIVRKRVRDVGVRKIFGARSSSIKALYIAESIIICMISLVFAIFFVGLLQPVLDQFIKLQFDIKDLSGIHFLLISSTTALSISVLSGLYISNNVLKYSALSLIRGHELSKFAGISKSYIYLSVQFTISIILIIGSGFIFKQMRFIQQSDLGYNADRIITIPVDKTFETARSLRDRLLRNPQIADITFASSFPPNKYHFSSAGSPDDPEIGSIQTKYFFVDFNFIDFMKIKIIEGRNFSVDFSTDEDQGAIINRAFAEKMGWKSSVGKHIKNGWNQKDQIVIGVVENFYFKSFHEKIEPVVLNISLKQDLYKMGVKLSSNDFESSLSFIKSEWESTNPGNPFEYQFLDQAVQLNYANDRRQAHIILLFSFLAMIITCLGLIATSVFLTKLRTKEIGIRKINGAHVSEVILMLTKDFFVWVAIAFIIAIPVSYYSINKWLENFAYKTDLSWWIFVLSGIIAIGIAMLTVCLQSWRGATRNPVDALRYE, encoded by the coding sequence ATGAAAATATTTAAGCAACAGGTAAGGATGCTATTGAGACAAAAGTTTTCAACTTCTGTCAATATTATTGGCATGACTTTAGGCTTTTCCTGCTGCATAATTATTGGACTATTTATAAATACAGAAATCAGTTATGATGACTTTCATGATAAGAAGGATCGAATCTACCGGCTGCTGTCTTATAATGATGAAAACGGGCAATACAGTGCAAATGTCACTTACCGACTGGGCCCGGATTGCGCAGAGTTCATTAACGGAGTAGAGAAAACTGCAAGACTATATAATTTATGGAGTCCAAATGTCATCTCTTTCGATAAAACAGCCGTCAAAGCTAACAACCTGTTTTATACAGATCCGTCCATTTTAGATATTTTCAGTTTTGATTTTATTGCAGGAGATAAAAGCAATGCCTTAAGGGCACCAGGATCAGTAATATTAACCAAGACGGTTTCTGAAAAATATTTCAAAGAGGAAAATCTATTGGGGAAAGTAATTGTTCTTGATAATATGACCAACCTTACAATTACCGGAGTTGTTAGAGACTTTCCTGTTAATTCACATTTCCATTTTGAGTATCTTGTTTATGACCCTGCCCGGCTTGAAAGCTGGGGTGACTGGATCAAGCAAGCCTGGGATTTGAACAGTTTTAATACATATGTGCTACTTTCTAAAGAACTTCCGTTGAATCAGTTTACAAATGAATTTAAAAGTTACGCTCAAAAATATGTCGATGAAAAGAACAGAAAAAATATTTTAAATACAAAACTTCAGAGTCTTTCAGAAATCCATTTGTATTCAAAATCTATCAGCGATAATCCTGAACCAACAGGCGATATAAGTACCGTTGTGATTTTCTTAAGCATTGCAGTTTGCATACTGGTCATAGCCTGCATAAACTATATCAGTCTGAGTATTTCAATTGTCAGAAAAAGGGTAAGAGATGTCGGTGTACGTAAAATATTTGGAGCACGATCGTCCAGTATCAAAGCTTTGTATATAGCTGAATCTATCATCATATGTATGATTTCATTGGTTTTTGCTATATTTTTCGTAGGATTATTACAACCTGTATTGGATCAATTTATCAAATTGCAATTCGATATTAAGGATCTTTCAGGTATTCATTTCCTGCTTATCTCAAGTACCACAGCCTTATCAATATCTGTCTTATCAGGATTATATATTTCTAATAATGTCTTAAAATACAGTGCTTTAAGCCTGATAAGAGGACATGAATTGTCGAAGTTTGCCGGAATTTCCAAATCATATATCTATTTATCCGTTCAGTTTACCATTTCGATAATTTTAATTATAGGCTCGGGATTTATTTTCAAACAGATGAGGTTCATTCAACAATCTGATCTGGGTTATAACGCCGATCGTATTATAACCATACCTGTTGATAAAACATTTGAAACGGCCAGATCTCTGAGGGATAGGTTATTAAGAAATCCTCAGATTGCAGATATTACATTTGCATCCTCTTTCCCCCCAAATAAATACCATTTTTCATCAGCCGGTTCACCTGATGACCCGGAAATCGGTAGCATTCAGACGAAATACTTTTTCGTTGATTTCAATTTTATTGATTTTATGAAAATAAAAATCATCGAAGGTCGTAATTTCTCAGTCGATTTTAGTACAGATGAAGATCAGGGGGCAATTATAAACAGGGCATTTGCCGAAAAGATGGGTTGGAAGTCATCAGTAGGGAAGCACATCAAAAATGGATGGAACCAGAAAGACCAGATTGTGATTGGAGTGGTTGAAAATTTTTATTTTAAATCATTCCACGAGAAAATTGAACCAGTTGTATTAAATATAAGTTTGAAGCAGGATTTGTATAAGATGGGAGTTAAACTGAGCAGTAATGATTTTGAATCAAGCCTTAGCTTTATCAAGTCTGAATGGGAAAGTACTAATCCGGGAAATCCTTTTGAATACCAGTTTTTAGATCAGGCAGTACAACTAAATTATGCAAATGACAGAAGGCAGGCACATATAATTTTGCTCTTTTCTTTTCTTGCTATGATAATAACTTGTCTTGGATTAATAGCAACTTCAGTATTTCTCACAAAACTTCGTACCAAAGAGATTGGTATCCGCAAGATAAACGGGGCTCATGTATCAGAAGTGATTTTAATGCTTACCAAAGACTTCTTTGTATGGGTAGCAATTGCTTTTATAATTGCCATTCCTGTTTCTTATTATTCAATCAATAAATGGCTTGAGAATTTTGCTTACAAGACAGATTTGAGCTGGTGGATTTTTGTTTTATCAGGTATTATTGCAATTGGGATTGCTATGCTGACAGTTTGCTTGCAGAGCTGGAGGGGTGCCACCAGGAATCCCGTAGATGCTCTCAGGTATGAATAG
- a CDS encoding ABC transporter permease: protein MIFKNLQYTIRNFKNQKLFTFVNVAGLTIGIIAASLILIYISYELSFDRFHKNSDQIFRVYGTFNFGGKNEAWVQTPNPLGPFLQNKFPEIEKTVRITRLSKGLVSSGDISFFEDRIVLADSTVFDIFTFPLLIGNPKSVLSQPNSVVLTESAAEKYFGESDPVGKTIRYNRTIDFTVTGIMKDIPGNTHLQFDMMVSMPTATTLFRKDFLEDRMSTVTNLYLMANQTVNADSLEKYVSQSTKEYDDGADFGDNKKYHVQELTSIHLHSNMGGEFAANSDIKSIYILSTIAFLILSIACINYINLSFSMNNRRTKELGIRKIMGARRAQLIFLYISDASVLVGISIITAALTISDYLPWFSRLVGSDLSKNYSVKSLLPAYILLFLLITFITGLASGWISSRISPMDTFKKPFTKTKNRIGIQGLLVLFQFGISIVLIASSLVVYRQMKFIQNLNLGFSKEQLMIIPINDNTMRSRIISFKNELIRNPNILSAGVTSDLPGEMKWVASIDYEGNVKGAVPMGYLAIDKDFFSTFGVHLKEGYLPGDTACPYTGTHYLLNESAVTKLGWEDPIGKKFSSYNGKDGFVTGIIRDFNFKSLREKVEPLFLFERESDPKFIAVKLNTNQISSSVDFTKNLWNKMVPDSPFEYFFYDDYYNQLYKKESLFGKVIFIFSAIAILIACMGLFGLAAFFSELRTKEIGVRKVNGATIPEIMAMLNMTFLKWVFIAFLIAIPFAWFAMNRWLQTFAYKTDLSWWIFAISGIIVLSITLITVSWQSWRAATKNPVDALRYE, encoded by the coding sequence ATGATCTTTAAAAATTTACAATACACTATAAGGAATTTCAAGAATCAGAAACTCTTCACTTTTGTTAACGTTGCCGGTCTGACAATCGGAATAATTGCAGCCAGCCTCATATTGATTTATATAAGCTATGAACTTAGTTTCGACCGGTTTCATAAAAATTCTGATCAGATATTCAGAGTCTATGGCACATTTAATTTTGGAGGAAAAAATGAGGCCTGGGTCCAGACTCCAAATCCGCTTGGGCCATTTCTTCAGAATAAATTTCCTGAGATAGAAAAGACGGTAAGGATAACCCGTTTATCAAAAGGACTTGTTTCGTCGGGCGATATATCATTTTTTGAAGACAGAATAGTTTTAGCCGATTCTACAGTATTTGACATTTTCACCTTCCCCTTGCTTATTGGAAATCCCAAATCAGTACTCTCACAGCCAAATAGTGTCGTATTAACAGAGTCAGCAGCTGAAAAGTATTTCGGGGAATCAGATCCGGTAGGAAAAACAATTCGTTATAACCGTACCATCGACTTTACCGTGACAGGTATTATGAAAGATATACCGGGTAATACTCATCTTCAATTCGACATGATGGTCTCGATGCCAACAGCAACCACACTCTTCAGAAAAGATTTTCTGGAAGACCGTATGAGTACTGTAACAAATCTTTACCTTATGGCAAATCAGACAGTCAATGCCGACAGTTTGGAAAAATATGTCAGCCAGTCAACTAAGGAATACGATGATGGTGCCGATTTCGGGGATAATAAAAAGTATCATGTTCAAGAGCTGACATCTATACATCTTCACTCAAATATGGGAGGAGAATTTGCTGCCAACAGCGATATTAAAAGTATTTACATATTAAGCACCATTGCCTTTCTTATACTCTCAATTGCCTGTATAAATTATATAAATCTGTCATTCTCAATGAATAACCGGCGGACTAAAGAACTTGGTATTCGTAAGATAATGGGAGCAAGAAGGGCACAATTAATTTTCTTATATATTTCAGACGCATCGGTTCTCGTTGGTATTTCAATTATAACTGCTGCTTTAACAATAAGCGACTATCTGCCATGGTTCTCACGGCTTGTAGGTTCTGATCTTTCAAAGAATTATTCAGTCAAAAGCCTGCTGCCGGCATATATTTTACTATTCCTACTGATTACCTTTATAACTGGTCTGGCTTCGGGCTGGATATCATCACGGATTAGTCCGATGGACACTTTTAAAAAGCCATTTACAAAGACAAAAAATCGTATCGGGATACAGGGCCTGCTTGTTCTTTTCCAGTTTGGGATATCAATTGTTCTTATTGCTTCTTCTCTTGTTGTTTACAGGCAGATGAAATTCATTCAGAATCTGAATCTTGGTTTTTCAAAAGAACAGCTGATGATCATCCCTATAAACGACAACACTATGCGCAGCAGGATCATTTCATTCAAAAATGAACTCATACGGAACCCAAATATACTTTCAGCGGGAGTGACCTCCGATCTGCCGGGAGAAATGAAATGGGTCGCTTCAATCGATTATGAGGGTAATGTAAAAGGTGCAGTGCCTATGGGATATCTTGCAATTGATAAGGATTTCTTCAGCACCTTTGGAGTTCATCTTAAAGAAGGATATCTGCCTGGCGATACAGCATGCCCTTACACAGGTACACATTATCTTTTAAATGAGTCTGCTGTAACGAAACTGGGATGGGAAGACCCTATCGGAAAAAAGTTTTCATCATATAACGGGAAAGATGGATTCGTAACAGGTATTATAAGAGATTTCAACTTTAAATCATTAAGGGAAAAAGTTGAACCGCTCTTTCTCTTTGAGCGTGAAAGCGATCCAAAATTCATAGCTGTTAAATTGAACACAAACCAAATTTCCTCATCAGTGGATTTTACGAAGAATCTCTGGAACAAAATGGTTCCGGATAGCCCTTTTGAATACTTTTTCTACGATGATTACTATAATCAGCTTTATAAAAAGGAGAGCCTGTTCGGTAAGGTCATTTTTATTTTCTCAGCAATAGCAATTCTAATTGCCTGCATGGGACTTTTCGGGCTGGCAGCTTTCTTCTCTGAACTAAGGACAAAAGAGATTGGAGTAAGGAAAGTTAACGGTGCCACTATTCCAGAAATAATGGCAATGTTAAACATGACTTTCTTAAAATGGGTTTTCATTGCTTTTTTAATAGCAATTCCTTTTGCATGGTTCGCAATGAACAGATGGTTACAGACTTTTGCATACAAAACAGATCTGAGCTGGTGGATTTTTGCCATATCCGGAATTATCGTTCTGTCAATAACTTTAATAACTGTGAGCTGGCAGAGCTGGAGAGCTGCAACAAAGAATCCTGTGGATGCTTTGCGCTATGAATAA
- a CDS encoding ABC transporter permease — MIWYNIRIGLRYLVRQKNISLMNLLGLSIGMTVTILIFYFVNFEMNYDNFHRNSSQIYRIISVNKGTGGTDFRATTPLPLPEAVRADIKDIEMVTGLSLFLSDDEPVMIAGKTFFNLTGYTADSCFLKMFNFPLLTGNPKTIFENTGSVVLADKTAKKLFGDENPLGKELIIGDFSFRVEGILKDLPENSIFKFDLLVSHLVLKKMYPDLQNMWWGGGAVTFVKTFTDQNVSSLKADLDLIPEKYFPDYLKGRESYDIQSLASIHTDNRVSGDILPPVSQEYLYILLAIAIAVLFIACASFVNLSTSQSGKRARETGLRKLAGGGRFQISSLFLGESVTLSLIAVVIAVYLSDMFLPWFNELSQRNISINFANGKIILALLAFGILTGFLSGIWPALIFSRYQPVQILRAKIASRGNKPGIRKGFIITQFLITIVMIITQLFISRQISFMKNHDLGFNEEDLLSVQLRVKDESNRLEFAKLFASVMEREAQAYEMKGVSITENIPGNNFPNRFAVIPEGSSAEDSREMVVTSIDENFSDVFQIPIVSGRALTDTIASDRFSNVIINETAARKLGWDNPVGKKLRFKHEEESLTVIGVIKDMNIRSMQTQIEPVIYRFTGSNWLAGYVTLRIDKKHYQRTIKFISETWEELAPGVPFQYFFIKDKYNARYQDEERLANIVGTFTILAVFLSCLGLFALINWLSIQRTKEIGIRKINGAGIVEVMYLLSSEFIKLVAIAFVISCPVGWYIVHKWLQNFAYKTELSWWIFGLSGIIALGIAILTVSLQTWRAATKNPVEALRYE; from the coding sequence ATGATCTGGTATAACATTAGAATTGGGTTAAGGTACCTGGTGAGACAGAAAAATATTTCGTTGATGAATCTTCTCGGACTCTCAATAGGAATGACTGTAACTATACTCATTTTCTATTTTGTGAATTTTGAAATGAATTATGATAATTTTCACAGGAATAGTAGCCAGATATACAGGATCATATCGGTTAATAAAGGTACAGGAGGAACCGATTTCAGAGCGACCACTCCATTGCCTTTACCTGAAGCGGTAAGAGCAGATATCAAAGATATTGAGATGGTTACCGGATTATCTCTCTTCCTGAGTGATGATGAACCGGTTATGATTGCCGGCAAAACTTTTTTCAATCTGACCGGATACACTGCCGACTCATGTTTTTTAAAAATGTTTAACTTCCCGCTGTTAACTGGCAATCCAAAAACAATTTTTGAGAATACCGGATCAGTTGTTCTTGCAGACAAAACTGCGAAGAAATTATTTGGAGATGAAAATCCACTGGGAAAAGAGCTGATAATAGGTGATTTCAGTTTCAGAGTGGAGGGGATTCTGAAAGATCTGCCAGAGAATTCGATATTTAAGTTCGACCTGCTTGTCTCTCACCTTGTTCTGAAAAAAATGTATCCCGATCTGCAAAATATGTGGTGGGGAGGGGGAGCTGTAACTTTTGTAAAGACTTTCACAGATCAGAATGTTTCTTCTTTAAAAGCAGATCTTGATTTAATTCCTGAGAAATATTTTCCTGATTATCTTAAAGGAAGAGAAAGCTATGACATTCAGTCTCTCGCAAGTATCCATACAGACAATAGGGTGTCTGGTGATATTTTGCCCCCGGTTTCACAAGAGTATCTTTACATACTTCTGGCCATTGCCATTGCAGTTCTGTTTATTGCCTGTGCCAGCTTTGTTAACCTCTCAACCAGCCAATCGGGGAAACGGGCCAGAGAAACCGGACTGCGAAAGCTAGCAGGCGGCGGAAGATTTCAGATTTCAAGCCTGTTTCTCGGAGAATCTGTTACACTTTCCTTAATAGCAGTCGTAATCGCAGTATATCTGTCTGATATGTTTTTACCGTGGTTTAACGAATTATCTCAAAGGAATATAAGTATCAATTTTGCAAACGGAAAAATTATTTTAGCTCTTCTGGCCTTCGGAATCCTGACCGGTTTCTTGTCGGGTATCTGGCCTGCACTCATTTTTTCCAGGTATCAGCCGGTTCAGATCCTTCGTGCAAAGATTGCTTCCCGGGGTAATAAACCCGGGATTCGTAAAGGATTTATAATCACCCAGTTTCTGATAACTATAGTAATGATTATTACACAATTATTTATCTCCAGACAGATTTCATTTATGAAGAATCATGATCTTGGATTCAATGAAGAGGACCTTCTTTCTGTTCAGCTTAGGGTAAAAGATGAAAGCAATCGTTTGGAATTTGCAAAGCTATTTGCCTCAGTTATGGAGAGAGAGGCACAGGCATACGAAATGAAAGGAGTCTCTATAACAGAGAATATTCCGGGGAACAATTTTCCTAACAGATTTGCAGTAATTCCTGAGGGATCTTCAGCCGAAGACTCCAGAGAAATGGTCGTAACATCAATAGATGAAAACTTTTCAGATGTATTTCAGATTCCCATTGTCAGCGGAAGGGCCCTGACAGATACAATAGCATCTGACAGATTCAGTAATGTGATTATTAACGAAACAGCAGCCAGGAAACTGGGGTGGGACAATCCTGTCGGGAAAAAGCTCCGTTTTAAGCATGAAGAGGAATCATTAACAGTTATTGGTGTTATAAAAGATATGAATATCCGGTCGATGCAGACTCAGATTGAACCTGTTATTTACCGTTTTACAGGTTCCAACTGGCTGGCAGGCTATGTGACCCTCAGAATTGATAAGAAGCATTATCAGCGGACTATCAAATTCATCAGTGAAACCTGGGAGGAGTTGGCTCCGGGGGTACCATTTCAATATTTTTTTATAAAAGATAAATACAATGCCAGATACCAGGATGAAGAGAGGCTGGCCAATATAGTAGGTACCTTTACAATCCTGGCTGTTTTCCTCTCATGTCTGGGCTTATTTGCTCTGATTAACTGGTTGTCAATTCAACGTACCAAAGAGATTGGAATACGTAAAATTAATGGTGCCGGAATCGTAGAAGTGATGTATCTGCTAAGCAGTGAATTTATTAAGCTTGTGGCAATAGCTTTTGTTATCTCCTGCCCTGTAGGCTGGTACATAGTGCATAAATGGTTACAGAACTTTGCATATAAAACTGAACTCAGCTGGTGGATATTTGGCTTATCAGGGATCATCGCACTGGGAATAGCAATACTAACAGTAAGCCTTCAAACCTGGAGGGCCGCAACAAAAAATCCGGTTGAAGCCTTAAGATACGAATAA
- a CDS encoding response regulator, which yields MTHLKAVIVDEERLARVNLRRLLGEYPEIEIAGEADSCESAIKLINQNNPQVVFLDIQLRGETGFDLLEYLDKPISIIFVTAYEKNAINHIEAESIDYLSKPVNPERLKEAVEMVMKLNIQTEMRNEELCITNYL from the coding sequence ATGACACACTTAAAAGCAGTAATAGTAGACGAAGAAAGACTGGCCAGGGTAAATCTGAGAAGATTACTGGGAGAATATCCTGAAATTGAAATTGCAGGAGAAGCCGATTCCTGTGAAAGTGCAATTAAGCTGATCAACCAAAACAACCCTCAGGTGGTTTTTCTGGATATTCAGTTAAGGGGAGAAACAGGATTCGATTTGCTTGAATACCTGGACAAACCAATAAGCATAATCTTTGTAACAGCATATGAGAAGAATGCAATAAATCATATTGAGGCAGAAAGCATTGACTACCTTTCAAAACCTGTAAATCCAGAAAGGTTAAAAGAAGCTGTAGAGATGGTAATGAAACTTAACATTCAAACTGAAATGCGAAACGAAGAGTTGTGTATAACAAATTATCTTTGA
- a CDS encoding DUF4249 domain-containing protein, with product MKPLLIFLSLLILSTSCESIIEIDLDYMKPKLVIEGVISDSDNQFIIKLSKTTDYFTRKTNPPVSGAVILLTDNSGAVVKLNETEPGSYLAEHVHAKSRVDYTLSILSEGDTYMAKATIPQKVNIDSLTCRYNPKSIIYEVGYVVSCHFSDPEENRNFYRLKTYNINDKTKARISKELYDDDVYNGNNVELKWSNNVYQQNDTVVVELYSLDENTYEYYKTLFPISGGSEMMSFTTPANPNTNLSDGALGYFGAYTVSRDTIIISAAR from the coding sequence ATGAAACCGTTACTGATTTTCCTTAGCCTTCTTATACTCTCAACATCATGTGAAAGTATAATCGAAATTGATCTGGACTATATGAAACCAAAACTTGTAATTGAAGGTGTAATTAGTGATTCTGATAACCAATTCATCATAAAGTTGTCAAAGACAACTGATTATTTTACCCGTAAAACAAACCCGCCTGTCTCAGGTGCTGTTATTTTATTAACAGACAATTCAGGTGCTGTCGTAAAGCTAAATGAAACTGAACCTGGTAGTTATCTGGCAGAACATGTACATGCTAAATCACGTGTGGATTATACTCTCAGCATACTTTCGGAAGGAGATACCTATATGGCAAAAGCAACTATTCCTCAAAAAGTTAATATTGATTCATTAACCTGCAGGTATAATCCAAAAAGCATTATTTATGAGGTTGGTTATGTGGTAAGCTGTCACTTTTCCGATCCGGAGGAGAATCGCAATTTTTACAGGTTAAAAACTTACAACATTAACGATAAAACAAAAGCCAGGATTAGCAAAGAACTTTATGATGATGATGTTTATAATGGAAATAATGTTGAATTAAAATGGAGCAATAACGTATATCAACAGAATGATACTGTTGTAGTTGAGCTATACTCACTCGATGAGAATACATACGAATATTATAAGACGTTATTCCCAATTTCCGGTGGCTCAGAGATGATGTCATTTACAACGCCGGCTAATCCGAATACCAATTTAAGTGATGGTGCACTCGGTTATTTTGGCGCATATACTGTCAGCAGAGATACCATTATTATTTCAGCAGCCAGATGA
- a CDS encoding TonB-dependent receptor, with translation MKTTTNIYILILLTITKIGFSQTVVQPAEGIAQQNYTISGYIRSSESGEALIGATVQIKELYKGAMANAYGFYSITLPVGIHTLHYSYLGYNTKTEVIELTGNINKNAELQQASVEIAEVVIVSEASNRNIKAPEMSVVKISPKDVVSVPVIFGEQDILKTISLMPGVKSAGEGNSGFYVRGGSADQNLIILDEAPVYSSAHLLGFFSVFNSDAVKDMEFYKGNSPANYGGRLSSVLDIQMKEGNSKKLAASGGIGLIASRLTIEAPIVKDKGSFIISGRRTYADIFLPLWKDPAAKSTKLYFYDFNAKANYKINDKNRIFLSGYFGRDVFKISDLVGFNWGNKTATLRWNHIFGNKLFLNSSLIYSDYNYGIGYNIGELLEVTSGIRDFNLKEDFQYFINTKNTIKFGFNTIDHTFHPGELKSENENITNSKVIDRKNAVESAVYISHKYDISDRLIINYGLRYSICSVIGPGTVYTYNENDKITSSVSYKKGDIIKNYGIPEPRMTLNYIVNEKLSVKMSYARNAQYLHLLSNSTVSFPTDIWISSSKIVKPQVADQVALGFFKNFKDNMFETSVEVYYKNFQNQIDYQNGANIILNEHVESQLVFGKGRAYGTEFFIKKRKGDLTGWIGYTLSRTERSIDEIDGGEWYPVKHDRTHDVSIVLMYNFNDRLNVSANWVYNTGNAVTFPEGKYVIDGVTVPAYTNRNGYRMPDYHRLDLGLTFTNKKREKFESSWNFSVYNAYARKNAYSISFRENENDPSKTEAVQQSLFQLVPSVTYNFNF, from the coding sequence ATGAAAACAACAACAAATATCTATATCCTGATCCTTTTAACAATCACGAAAATTGGATTTTCCCAAACAGTTGTGCAGCCTGCAGAAGGCATAGCACAACAAAATTATACTATCAGCGGATACATCAGAAGCTCAGAAAGCGGGGAAGCATTGATAGGAGCTACAGTGCAGATAAAAGAGTTATATAAAGGTGCAATGGCTAACGCATATGGCTTTTACTCAATTACCTTGCCAGTTGGTATACATACTCTTCATTATTCATACCTGGGCTATAATACTAAAACTGAAGTTATTGAACTTACCGGTAATATTAATAAGAATGCTGAATTGCAACAGGCATCAGTTGAAATTGCAGAGGTAGTAATAGTAAGCGAAGCTTCAAACAGAAATATAAAGGCTCCGGAAATGAGTGTCGTAAAAATATCTCCGAAAGACGTGGTGTCTGTTCCTGTAATATTTGGGGAGCAGGACATTTTAAAAACCATTTCTCTGATGCCGGGAGTAAAATCTGCAGGTGAAGGAAATAGCGGTTTTTATGTGAGGGGTGGAAGTGCCGATCAAAACCTGATAATTCTTGATGAGGCACCCGTTTATAGCTCAGCACACTTACTCGGTTTTTTCTCAGTATTCAATTCAGACGCTGTAAAAGACATGGAGTTTTATAAAGGTAACTCTCCGGCAAATTATGGTGGCCGTCTCTCATCAGTACTCGATATTCAAATGAAGGAAGGCAATTCCAAAAAACTTGCTGCATCGGGGGGCATAGGTTTAATAGCCTCCAGGCTAACGATAGAAGCTCCGATAGTTAAGGACAAAGGTTCCTTCATTATTTCAGGAAGACGAACCTATGCAGATATCTTTCTACCATTATGGAAAGATCCTGCTGCTAAAAGCACCAAACTTTATTTTTATGATTTTAATGCAAAAGCGAACTATAAAATAAATGATAAAAACAGGATTTTCCTGTCAGGGTATTTTGGCAGGGATGTATTTAAAATATCAGATCTGGTTGGCTTTAACTGGGGGAATAAAACTGCAACATTAAGGTGGAATCATATATTCGGCAATAAACTTTTCCTGAACAGCTCGCTTATATACAGCGATTATAATTATGGTATCGGTTATAATATCGGGGAACTATTAGAAGTTACTTCAGGAATCAGAGATTTCAACTTAAAAGAAGATTTTCAATACTTTATCAATACAAAAAACACTATTAAATTCGGATTTAATACAATAGACCATACATTCCATCCGGGTGAGCTGAAATCAGAAAATGAAAATATTACCAACTCAAAAGTTATTGACAGGAAAAATGCTGTGGAAAGTGCTGTTTACATCTCTCATAAGTATGATATTTCAGACAGGTTAATAATCAATTACGGTTTAAGATATTCAATTTGCTCCGTTATTGGTCCGGGTACAGTGTATACATATAATGAAAATGATAAGATAACCAGCTCAGTTTCATACAAAAAAGGGGATATAATTAAGAATTATGGAATTCCTGAACCACGAATGACATTAAACTACATTGTTAATGAAAAACTGTCTGTTAAAATGTCTTATGCAAGGAACGCTCAATATCTGCATCTTCTTTCAAATTCAACAGTCTCTTTCCCGACCGACATCTGGATCTCAAGCAGTAAAATTGTGAAACCCCAGGTTGCCGATCAGGTTGCCCTGGGATTTTTTAAAAACTTCAAAGACAATATGTTTGAAACATCAGTTGAGGTATATTATAAAAACTTCCAAAACCAGATTGATTATCAGAACGGAGCAAATATTATTCTAAACGAACATGTTGAATCTCAGCTGGTATTCGGAAAGGGTAGAGCTTATGGTACAGAATTTTTTATCAAAAAAAGAAAAGGTGACTTAACAGGCTGGATCGGATATACACTATCAAGAACTGAACGGTCGATTGATGAAATTGATGGCGGGGAATGGTATCCTGTAAAGCACGACAGGACACATGACGTTTCAATTGTATTGATGTATAATTTCAATGATAGGCTGAATGTGTCTGCGAATTGGGTATACAACACCGGAAATGCAGTTACTTTTCCGGAAGGGAAATATGTTATTGATGGAGTAACTGTTCCTGCATATACTAACAGAAATGGCTACCGTATGCCAGACTACCATCGGCTTGACTTAGGGCTGACATTTACAAACAAAAAGCGGGAAAAATTTGAATCGAGCTGGAACTTTTCAGTTTACAATGCCTATGCCCGTAAAAACGCCTATTCAATAAGTTTCAGGGAAAATGAAAATGATCCTTCTAAAACAGAAGCAGTTCAACAATCTCTTTTTCAATTAGTCCCTTCTGTCACTTATAATTTTAATTTTTAA